Proteins found in one Triticum urartu cultivar G1812 chromosome 4, Tu2.1, whole genome shotgun sequence genomic segment:
- the LOC125554639 gene encoding vacuolar iron transporter homolog 4-like, whose amino-acid sequence MATDNDTKLAVAELGPTPAPEAMKLCTVCVATATHDAMSLPSQQGQWLRAAVLGASDGLVSTSALMLGIGAARPADPRAALLSGVAGLVAGACSMAIGEYVSVHAQLDVELAGLQRLEEARGYPADRAGLPNPCHASAASALSFAAGAAIPLLAAWFVTSYGVRVAVVVATATLALAAFGALGAVQGRAPGGRAGLRAALGGLVAMAVTYGLMKLFRTRSD is encoded by the coding sequence ATGGCCACCGACAATGACACCAAGCTCGCTGTAGCAGAGCTCGGCCCAACCCCCGCGCCGGAGGCCATGAAACTCTGCACCGTCTGCGTAGCCACGGCCACCCACGACGCCATGTCGCTGCCGTCACAGCAGGGGCAGTGGCTGCGCGCCGCCGTCCTCGGCGCAAGCGATGGCCTCGTCTCCACCTCAGCGCTCATGCTCGGCATCGGCGCGGCGCGACCCGCCGACCCACGGGCGGCGCTCCTGTCGGGCGTGGCgggcctcgtcgccggcgcctgCAGCATGGCCATCGGCGAGTACGTGTCGGTCCACGCGCAGCTGGACGTGGAGCTGGCCGGGCTCCAGCGGCTCGAGGAGGCGCGCGGGTACCCGGCGGACCGGGCCGGGCTGCCGAACCCGTGCCACGCGTCGGCGGCCTCGGCGCTGTCCTTCGCGGCCGGCGCGGCCATCCCGCTGCTCGCGGCGTGGTTCGTGACAAGCTACGGGGTGCGGGTCGCCGTGGTCGTCGCGACGGCGACTCTGGCCTTGGCGGCGTTCGGCGCCCTCGGGGCGGTGCAGGGCCGCGCTCCAGGGGGGCGGGCTGGGCTGAGGGCCGCGCTGGGAGGATTGGTGGCGATGGCGGTCACCTACGGTCTCATGAAACTGTTCCGGACTCGTTCAGATTGA